The stretch of DNA gttttgatgtcttcactattattctacaatgtagaaaatagtaaaaatagaaaaacccttgaatgaatagctgttctaaaacttttgaccagtagtgtttatatatatatatatgtatatatatatatatgaaataatatataaaaaattggcccacggctgaatctagttgatgatccctgcactattctatgtcaatctactatcccacatagtacaaaagttgaactatgctattctatgcgagaaataaatattccaaacatagtctgggaaagttgtgggatgcgatagatcccaaattaatacaacctctagcatcaatttttttttttaaagcaacagatcagaacgtttagtttaaaatgttgataaactattaggctacttCATCACATTATAAGCTCAGCAATGCGCACGCGGTAGCAGGCTATAAGCGCGAACGTTCCAAAATGCAAtaaattagcgggaaaacaccattctcaaaagtgaccgcaaatgcgaaaTACGCATGTAATACTTTTATTATAAAGTTGCatttttttatggtgaaaattatcttccccaaacttgaaactcacgtgtTGTGTTTGTACGCCAMTTAGGCTCTACYCCCGGTGTGAYGCGAATTAATGTGCWTKATTTTAAGAAgttactttagttgtgatacaaaccttatcaaaaSATATAGGCCTACATGAGGTGTGAGACTATGATTTTAAAAAGTCGCAAAAAACCCCGCTGTTTCTTGCCTTtctgcacacaagctgggcatcattcacaagtgaWtatatataattcacaagtgataggctaatattgtcacccatcagactattcttgatttaatcttgtctttacatatactaaataatatatgtgtaaaattagttttgatttagaacggaccattatcatgcacctgtctttaaacatgtaaaatacatgtaatctatgcacttaaatcgCGAATTTAAGACGCTTTTCCTGtgtttcattttcatgccagccaggtaggttaTACTCATGATTTTCaataacatttgcattgatgtcagagtgataaGAGGGACAAGTTTGATAGGATACTCGTTTGGTaggcctaattaccgtgactaaacgtgGAATGCCCAAGGCAAGATACAAGATTTAAGTGCTGTTGAACGGAACTGAAAGGctcctgggtttttcacgctcaacagtttcctgtcggtaacaagaatgatccaccagccaacttgacacaactgtgggaaccattggactgtgtggaacgcttttgactcctagagtccatgccacgaggaattgaggctgttctgatggaaagagaggaggggttgggctactcagtattaggaaggtgttttgtacactcagtgtatttcttTTTACAGGTAACATGCCACATCTTCTGTCTGAAATGGATATATTAAAGTAAGCATGATCAGTGCctaaaaaactaaaactaaacacAGCGCCAGTCAAGCAGCCCTGSTTTTGAACGTAACGATTTTAATTAAAGTTGTTTGGAGGGAGAGAGCTCTCTCAGTARCTGTAGTCCTTGAAGTGGTGATGCTGCTTTGTCGAGGGTATGGTAGATGTGGAGAatattgtggtggtgtgtgtctactGCTACTGGAGGACATGACTGGRGCTGCAACAACAGATAATGTGCTTCTCCAACGCTTCGTCGCGTTCAACCATCTCCATGTCAAATGCCTGAGGGATACAAGGGACGAAGAGACGGACAGACACCTCAACTCATCTGTCCTTTTATGAATATATCTCTGTCTTTTTTTTAACTTCCCTTTTTTTGTCCTTTTAAATTCCTGCCATTCCATCCTGTTTTGTCTAACATTGTTCCCCTCTGTCCTCTGGGTCTATCTGCAGGCACAGCTCTCCACCGACATGCTGGGGTAGACCTTGAGCACCAGGTTCACTCCCTCGTCCTGGTAGAGAACCACCAGAGGGCTCATCTTCTCTGGGACACAGCAGGGCTCTGGGACCCCTGGAACTATCCCAACCGCACGAACTATACTCTGGATGGTTGCATGGTTAGAGGGATGCagcacctgggagagagagaagcaatggGGAGAGAATGGGAAGGGccggcgagggagagagaagagagggagagagaagaggttacAGCATtgtcacttcaaatcaaatcaaatttgatttgtcacgtgcgccgaatacaagcgctttagaccttacagtgaaatgcttacttacaagcccttaaccaacaatgcatttgtAAGAAAAATAAGTcctaagaaagtatttactaaaataaactgaagtaaaaaaaaaaataagaacatttaaaaataacaaataattaaagagcaacaataaaatgatAGTATCGAGGCTATATACCatacagtcaatgtgcgggggggcacaggttagttgaggcaaTTGAGTTAATatgaacatgtaggtagaggCAATGCCTGTAATAAAACTGACAATGCCTGCAATGATTCAACAGGAAAGAATACATTAAGGTTattctgcatttttttttaaagaaggaaGACTAGCCTTGATAAAAGCTATCTATGATTTAGAAGCACAATGGTTATTCATTTAATAAAGTGCAAGTAGGAAAACATAACATACATGTAAGTGTGTCCGCACTGGCTAGTAATGTATCTACTGATTTATACTATTTCATAAATGGTGTAGACATATCATCAGACTGGGAGCAATGAAGCAGTTCCAAATTGGGAACCAGAAAAACATTCTCCACAGTCATGTGAGGGTYTCCTCTCTGCCTTACATAAGCTCTGCTCTGTGCTCTAACATTAGCCATATGTATTGAGACTAGTCTTTAGCTCAGAAGGCTACCAAAGACTGGATTTCACATGGGTTCAAATCCAGCCAGTCATAGTCTTTACCTTGGGCATGGGGAATCCACAGGCTCCAGCGCAGTAGTAGGCATCGAAGGCTTTAGGCGCCAGGACCCACTCACTCCAGCCGATGTCGGCAAAGTCCACCCTGAGTGTCCTCCTAGAGCAGCTCCTAATCTGGGCCTCCGATCCCCGCTGTCTCTTCTTCGCCTTACGCATTGTCCACTCATCAAAACTCAGCATTGGAGACTTACTTCCTCCTGCTTTCCCTCTATCGTTTCTTCCATCACTCCTTCCCTCACTGTTGTCTTGCAACCTACTCCCGCCATCGCTGCTCGTCGTTGGGGTCCTCTCGTCCAAGCTCAGAACTGGCGATTgactccctctatccctctctccatctttgaCTTCTTCCTCTCRGCCCTGGCCGTTCCTCGTCCTATCCTTCCTCCCAGGCTTGGGATTGATAGGTTTCAGGGTGCGGTAGGCGGTTTCAAACAGGTACTCTTTCCTGGATCCGCTAGGCCTGTACTCCACCTCTGGTAGCTCGTTGTTCTGGATGGAGTCTGGGCGGGATGGCACCCCCCTTCTCACACGACCCTTTGACCCCTGCTTAGGGGGAAGAAGAGAAGGGCGAGAAGTATTTTCCTTCACCTCAGCCTCAGGGCCATACCTCTGTAAAGTCTGTGCCACACTGTTGGGCTCATCTAGCGCATGGTCGTCTGCGTACATCAACAAATAAGGTAGACTGGCCCCCGACAGCGTGTCCTCTGGCTGTCTGTGGTACTGCAGCCCAAAGTCCAGCTCCACCGACACCAAATGGCTGCCTTTTTCCCTGGCCTCCTTTATCGCCACAGTCACGTCCTGCGTCTGCCACAACCCTCTCTGGTTAGGGTGAAATGTCACGTTGCCTAGCAATGACACCTGCGACCTTGGATTGAACCCTGACCCAGAGGGGCTGGAGTGAAGGAAGAGGTGGATGGAGGGAGcagggtggaggtggagagagcgACAGGCCGGGATTTTGTAGCGTTTGCTGAACCAGGCCCTTGGCCGTGGGCACCGGTCGAACAAGAAGTGAAACGTGGCAGAGAGGATGCGCTCCGAGTCCTGGAGAGACGTCAGGTTCAGATGGTAAAACGTCCTCTGGTCAGACGAGTCTACAGGGGGAGAAATGTGTTACTTCAGATAGTCTTTCACAGTGACCCAGGCCTTAACACCTAAAGAGCAGACAGAGGCACATTGATTCCCTAGGTGGGAAGAAACCTTGAGTGGAACCAGACTGGAGAGGGAACCCATCGTTCTCTGGCTGTtataggagaggataggagaggggaaGAGTTAGGGAGatggggaaggaaagagagagggtgagggggatgggggagaggagaggagaggagaggagaggagaggagaggagagtagagggggagtgagtgagggagggagatgggtgcAGAGGAGTGGGGGGAGGGTGGCATGGGTAACATATTCATGATGTACACTAGGCAAACAGCAGACGTATTGTCCATTGTATATGCGTCTGCGGATGTATGGAGTGACTTAAGAGATATACATTACTCTGTATCCAGCCTCAGGCATATGGAAACGCTTATTTCAGTTTCCCCCAAAGCTTCCCCTAAGCCACCAATACAGCCAACACTGTCTGCCGCG from Salvelinus sp. IW2-2015 linkage group LG25, ASM291031v2, whole genome shotgun sequence encodes:
- the LOC111951640 gene encoding growth/differentiation factor 10-like, with translation MFGSEMAVWFEFTAHMLFLTLGCXLGALEGRTSSRTPWGLQGQGSDGTDSPFDRDRANQDVVSQHMYRLYEKYNRDLKRLREGNTVRSFRASQDSSDQRTFYHLNLTSLQDSERILSATFHFLFDRCPRPRAWFSKRYKIPACRSLHLHPAPSIHLFLHSSPSGSGFNPRSQVSLLGNVTFHPNQRGLWQTQDVTVAIKEAREKGSHLVSVELDFGLQYHRQPEDTLSGASLPYLLMYADDHALDEPNSVAQTLQRYGPEAEVKENTSRPSLLPPKQGSKGRVRRGVPSRPDSIQNNELPEVEYRPSGSRKEYLFETAYRTLKPINPKPGRKDRTRNGQGXEEEVKDGERDRGSQSPVLSLDERTPTTSSDGGSRLQDNSEGRSDGRNDRGKAGGSKSPMLSFDEWTMRKAKKRQRGSEAQIRSCSRRTLRVDFADIGWSEWVLAPKAFDAYYCAGACGFPMPKVLHPSNHATIQSIVRAVGIVPGVPEPCCVPEKMSPLVVLYQDEGVNLVLKVYPSMSVESCACR